Proteins from a genomic interval of Collinsella sp. zg1085:
- a CDS encoding class B sortase — translation MTRAEYDRPHIPQKDFSTVQDVATLLMTSEGKVRELSRRKANPLPFRCFENSRRGMFISRSELAAWVKRNTVLVEGGYGTPYVDCDCSLEEPFTIVYGHHMDDGSVFADFASYSDADYAREHQMINLYTRADNQRHELRVASIDVVNASYETLQTEFEDEGELADHVSACLAQSDVVLERQTDVDHLYAFATCSYETWNSCTVVYATPAAMGAG, via the coding sequence ATGACAAGGGCAGAATACGACAGACCGCATATACCTCAGAAGGACTTCTCCACAGTGCAGGACGTGGCGACGCTGCTCATGACAAGCGAGGGCAAGGTGCGAGAGCTCTCCCGCAGGAAGGCGAACCCGCTCCCTTTCAGATGCTTCGAGAACTCCAGGCGCGGCATGTTCATCAGCAGATCCGAGCTCGCGGCCTGGGTGAAGAGAAACACGGTGCTCGTCGAGGGCGGGTACGGCACGCCCTACGTCGACTGCGACTGCAGCCTGGAGGAGCCCTTCACCATCGTCTACGGCCACCACATGGACGACGGCAGCGTGTTCGCCGACTTCGCGAGCTACAGCGACGCCGACTACGCGCGGGAGCACCAGATGATTAACCTCTACACCCGCGCAGACAATCAGCGCCATGAGCTGAGGGTCGCTTCGATCGACGTGGTCAACGCGAGCTACGAAACCCTGCAGACGGAGTTCGAAGACGAGGGGGAGCTTGCCGACCACGTCTCAGCATGTTTGGCTCAAAGCGATGTTGTTCTCGAGCGACAAACCGACGTCGACCACCTGTACGCCTTCGCAACCTGTTCTTACGAGACCTGGAACTCCTGCACGGTTGTGTATGCCACACCAGCTGCCATGGGCGCCGGCTAA
- a CDS encoding TetR/AcrR family transcriptional regulator produces MQVLKEEVRERILAAAVQVFYEKDFRSAKMQDIARLADVSASLLYSYFENKEKLFEGVVSSVPLDFNRIAREEESIIADTPSERYQIAAEGSLLDMLAHHKLLVILIDKSQGTAYEHAKDDFVKSIERHIRYMMNERSTLHYPDLLAHVLASNFVESLMEVARHYSSENEAREMLALIAQCYYEGVNSL; encoded by the coding sequence ATGCAGGTTCTCAAGGAAGAGGTGCGCGAGCGCATACTTGCCGCCGCCGTCCAGGTGTTCTACGAGAAGGACTTCCGCAGTGCGAAGATGCAGGATATCGCGAGGCTCGCCGACGTGTCGGCGAGCCTGCTGTACTCGTACTTCGAGAACAAGGAGAAGCTCTTTGAGGGAGTCGTTTCGTCCGTTCCCCTCGACTTCAACCGTATCGCGCGCGAGGAAGAATCTATCATTGCGGATACGCCCTCTGAGAGATACCAGATTGCCGCCGAGGGATCGCTGCTCGACATGTTGGCTCACCACAAGTTGCTGGTTATCCTGATCGACAAGAGCCAGGGTACCGCCTACGAGCATGCGAAGGACGATTTCGTCAAGAGCATCGAGCGTCATATCCGATACATGATGAACGAGCGTTCGACTCTGCACTATCCAGACCTACTTGCCCATGTGCTAGCAAGCAACTTCGTGGAGAGCCTGATGGAAGTAGCACGCCACTATAGCAGCGAGAATGAAGCTCGCGAGATGCTTGCGCTCATCGCCCAGTGTTATTACGAAGGGGTGAACTCCCTGTGA
- a CDS encoding ABC transporter ATP-binding protein: MKDKKELVKEMTAKSRLSNALLLTRAVLGLVPTVLVIFLVHLFLEGTLSPAAIAYAAAGMTACVAGKAVCMYAATWKSHQAAYSCLTDIRLRIVRHLKRLPLGFFQVRRPGDLANIMRNDVEQVEVYLAHGLPESASATLFPAAAFVLMLVVDWRLALCMMAGLPLMWFVNKAAAPAWAKGFEMVAQYASRMQNSLMEYVANVAVVKAFGKEERKTDETIMAARDYVSWATSSMNDVSVPMALIALFMESGTVLVLIVGTWLLSTGGISIERLILAMVLSAAFTSSVAKTATLQHYRFMFDQAMTGIESVLGVEAADPVEDSEEPRMGDIELHGVSFSYPQSEGDGNERKRALDSIDLVFRKGSTNALVGSSGCGKSTLASLIMGFWQPDSGRITVGGQDLSCLSERQVSSFFSIVQQDVFLFNQSIEENILIGRPEATHEEVVEAAQRARIHDFISGLPHGYATVPGEGGVQLSGGERQRISIARVMLKGAPVIILDEATAAVDAENEALIQEAIDDLSRDKTVVTIAHHLNAVRGADQIVVMREGRVAGHGTHEELMYTCALYQEMVARQKQVDSWDIKEATSW; this comes from the coding sequence ATGAAAGACAAAAAGGAGTTGGTCAAGGAGATGACGGCGAAAAGCCGGCTATCTAATGCCTTGCTTCTAACCAGGGCGGTTCTTGGGCTCGTTCCCACGGTTCTCGTGATCTTCCTTGTCCACCTGTTTTTAGAAGGGACCCTCTCGCCCGCTGCGATTGCCTATGCCGCAGCGGGCATGACAGCATGTGTGGCGGGGAAGGCGGTGTGCATGTACGCAGCAACATGGAAGTCCCATCAGGCGGCGTACTCGTGCCTGACGGACATCCGCCTGCGCATTGTGCGCCATCTGAAGAGGCTCCCCCTGGGTTTCTTTCAAGTAAGAAGACCGGGAGATCTCGCGAACATCATGCGCAACGACGTGGAACAGGTTGAGGTCTACCTTGCCCACGGACTTCCCGAATCGGCCTCGGCCACTCTGTTCCCCGCCGCCGCGTTCGTCCTCATGCTTGTAGTAGACTGGCGGCTCGCCCTGTGCATGATGGCGGGCCTACCCCTCATGTGGTTCGTGAATAAGGCGGCGGCACCCGCTTGGGCGAAGGGCTTCGAGATGGTGGCTCAGTACGCCTCCCGCATGCAAAACAGCCTCATGGAATACGTCGCCAACGTAGCGGTCGTCAAGGCGTTCGGGAAGGAGGAACGCAAGACTGACGAAACCATCATGGCGGCGCGTGATTACGTGAGCTGGGCAACCAGCTCGATGAACGACGTCTCGGTTCCCATGGCGCTCATCGCGCTGTTCATGGAGTCTGGGACGGTACTTGTGCTGATTGTGGGAACGTGGCTCCTCTCCACAGGCGGCATATCCATCGAACGTCTCATCTTGGCCATGGTGCTCTCCGCAGCCTTTACGTCATCGGTGGCCAAGACGGCGACCCTGCAGCACTACCGCTTCATGTTCGACCAGGCGATGACGGGTATCGAGTCGGTGCTGGGCGTCGAGGCCGCAGACCCCGTCGAGGACTCCGAGGAGCCCCGCATGGGAGACATCGAGCTGCACGGCGTCTCGTTCTCCTACCCTCAAAGCGAGGGGGACGGCAACGAGAGGAAACGAGCCCTCGACTCGATAGACCTGGTGTTTCGCAAGGGAAGCACCAACGCGCTCGTAGGTTCCTCGGGGTGCGGGAAGAGCACGCTCGCAAGTCTGATCATGGGATTCTGGCAGCCTGACAGCGGACGCATTACAGTGGGCGGGCAGGACCTCTCCTGCCTCTCCGAAAGGCAGGTGTCAAGCTTCTTCTCCATAGTCCAGCAGGACGTGTTCCTCTTCAACCAGAGCATCGAAGAGAACATCCTCATCGGTCGGCCGGAAGCAACGCATGAAGAGGTGGTCGAAGCGGCTCAAAGGGCGCGCATCCACGACTTCATCTCCGGACTCCCGCACGGATACGCGACGGTTCCCGGCGAGGGCGGCGTCCAGCTCTCGGGTGGCGAGCGCCAGCGCATCTCGATCGCCCGGGTGATGCTGAAAGGCGCCCCCGTCATCATCCTCGACGAGGCGACGGCCGCGGTCGATGCCGAGAACGAAGCCCTTATACAAGAGGCGATAGACGACCTGTCCCGCGACAAGACCGTCGTGACCATAGCCCACCACCTGAACGCCGTTCGAGGGGCGGACCAGATCGTGGTGATGAGGGAAGGCCGTGTAGCCGGGCATGGAACCCACGAAGAGCTCATGTACACCTGTGCCCTCTATCAGGAGATGGTCGCCAGGCAAAAGCAGGTGGACAGCTGGGACATCAAGGAGGCCACATCATGGTAA
- a CDS encoding ABC transporter ATP-binding protein, with protein MVREILGKMTPAGRRMMAVSIAAFTIYALSSVAMAFVVLAAIHSVLSGATDFVFYWVALICLLLVKGASGIVADKQKHCAGFDLVLEIRIAVVRRLKSLSLGFYTGERLGEIGDIVHKDIDNMEMVVGHLWTRMAADFIVATILLAAAILVDWHMALLMVSTLPAALALLAAGLRKAQTLEGRCGDDAADMTSLFVEYVKGIPLLKAFAESKTLDRRLEATVASFGESSKAASRNRALVLSAYSLVADLAFVVMAAGGALLVQNGSLPLFVYIGFIIASAEFYKPFFAMESHWMNYLKVRDSFRRIEKIVRASSVPEPDEPRVPSSHSIGFDQVRFSYGRDSFELSEATFTVPEHTMTALVGESGSGKSTLTNLLLRFWDVDAGSVSVGGLDVRDIPYDDLLASISVVMQDVRLFADTIEGNIRIGKADATHEEVVEAAKKACIHEFVMSLPQGYETPIGENGVGLSGGQKQRLSVARAFLKDAPILVLDEMTSSVDPVNEVLIQKAVSALAQNRTVLVVAHHLSTIRSADQIIVMRQGKIVQRGTHEQLLEESAGYYRTLWERGVKTEGQA; from the coding sequence ATGGTAAGGGAGATCTTAGGGAAGATGACCCCTGCGGGTCGACGCATGATGGCCGTAAGCATCGCCGCTTTCACCATCTATGCGCTATCCAGCGTGGCGATGGCCTTCGTCGTCCTCGCAGCCATCCATTCGGTCCTGAGTGGAGCGACCGATTTCGTTTTCTACTGGGTGGCGCTCATCTGCCTTCTTCTCGTCAAGGGGGCAAGCGGCATCGTGGCCGACAAGCAGAAGCACTGCGCAGGATTCGACCTCGTTCTGGAGATCAGGATCGCCGTCGTCAGGCGACTGAAGTCGCTCTCCCTGGGCTTCTACACGGGGGAGCGCCTGGGCGAGATCGGCGACATCGTCCACAAGGACATCGACAACATGGAGATGGTGGTAGGGCACCTCTGGACGAGGATGGCAGCCGATTTTATCGTCGCGACGATCCTGCTCGCGGCCGCAATCCTCGTCGATTGGCACATGGCGCTGCTCATGGTCTCGACCCTGCCCGCCGCGCTTGCGCTTCTTGCAGCAGGATTGAGAAAGGCCCAGACCCTCGAGGGCAGATGTGGGGACGACGCGGCGGACATGACGAGCCTGTTCGTCGAGTACGTGAAGGGCATCCCGCTGTTGAAGGCCTTCGCCGAAAGCAAGACTCTCGACCGCAGGCTCGAGGCGACGGTGGCAAGCTTCGGCGAAAGCAGCAAGGCGGCGTCGCGGAACAGGGCGCTGGTCTTGTCCGCCTACAGCCTTGTAGCGGACCTCGCCTTCGTAGTCATGGCAGCGGGCGGCGCCCTGCTCGTGCAGAACGGTTCCCTGCCCCTGTTCGTCTACATCGGCTTCATCATCGCGAGCGCAGAGTTCTACAAGCCGTTCTTCGCCATGGAGTCGCATTGGATGAACTACCTCAAGGTGAGGGACAGCTTCCGCAGAATAGAGAAGATTGTCCGCGCGTCCTCTGTCCCCGAGCCCGATGAGCCGCGCGTACCTTCGTCGCACTCGATCGGATTCGACCAGGTGCGCTTCTCCTATGGAAGGGACTCTTTCGAGCTGTCCGAGGCGACGTTCACGGTTCCCGAACATACCATGACGGCACTCGTAGGCGAGTCCGGGTCAGGCAAGAGCACGTTGACCAACCTCCTGCTGAGGTTCTGGGACGTGGATGCGGGAAGCGTGAGTGTCGGCGGCTTGGACGTAAGAGACATCCCCTACGACGACCTTCTGGCCTCTATCAGCGTCGTCATGCAGGATGTGCGGCTCTTCGCCGACACCATCGAGGGGAATATCCGCATCGGCAAGGCTGATGCGACGCACGAGGAAGTGGTGGAGGCGGCCAAGAAGGCGTGCATCCACGAGTTCGTGATGTCGCTCCCACAGGGCTACGAGACGCCCATCGGGGAGAATGGCGTGGGTCTCTCAGGCGGGCAGAAGCAGAGGTTGTCCGTCGCTCGGGCGTTCCTAAAGGACGCCCCCATCCTCGTGCTCGACGAGATGACGAGCAGCGTGGATCCGGTCAACGAGGTGCTCATACAGAAAGCCGTCTCTGCGCTCGCGCAGAACAGAACAGTGCTCGTGGTGGCACACCATCTGAGCACCATCCGCTCTGCCGACCAGATAATCGTGATGCGACAGGGGAAAATCGTGCAGAGGGGCACCCACGAACAGCTCCTCGAGGAGAGCGCCGGTTATTATCGGACCCTCTGGGAACGTGGGGTCAAGACGGAGGGCCAGGCATGA
- a CDS encoding ABC transporter ATP-binding protein, translating to MSAPTHITLDKVSFQYAGKDGDAIHSVDLDIHEGEFVLLTGRSGCGKTTVARLINGLIPHFYKGELEGTARVGGTETREIGIGDIGRMVGSVFQDPRSQFFMTDTTSEVAFGCVNAGLPRNEAAQRVESAFRRMSIQRLRDRSVFELSSGEMQLVAIASCYAMGPSVYVFDEPSANLDMGAVETLRKTLSELKREGKTVIVLEHRLFYLSDLIDRMVVIEDGAVSHVYDAASALSLDDATLAHMGLRSLQLKSALNAIPDHEPTLSKRENAVFEINNLTVSYGSQHSTRSAGSTPRDPRAIGPLSFSARFGEVIGIIGKNGAGKTTLSRLCCGLEKEDRGTVSVDGRPLSPKERLGRIRLVMQDPDYQLFSDSVLGELSLGGRRDAIACERALRRLGLWDMREAHPATLSRGQKQRLAIACAVVDEAVSYFFDEPTSGLDRENMERVSSAIRSLAQSGSVVFAVSHDPEFLLSACDRILHLRDGIIVDDFALDGSARERLLRSLWKGGVQWGAHTDA from the coding sequence ATGAGCGCCCCCACGCACATAACCCTCGACAAAGTGTCGTTCCAATACGCGGGGAAGGACGGCGATGCTATCCACAGCGTCGACCTGGATATCCATGAAGGCGAGTTCGTGCTCCTGACAGGAAGAAGCGGCTGCGGGAAAACCACGGTCGCACGGCTCATAAATGGTCTTATCCCTCATTTCTACAAGGGCGAGCTGGAAGGAACAGCAAGAGTCGGCGGAACGGAAACACGCGAGATAGGAATCGGAGACATAGGAAGGATGGTCGGCTCGGTCTTCCAGGACCCTCGCAGCCAGTTCTTCATGACCGACACGACGAGCGAGGTGGCATTCGGCTGCGTGAACGCGGGACTGCCACGCAACGAGGCCGCGCAGCGGGTCGAAAGCGCATTCCGGCGCATGAGCATCCAGCGCCTGCGGGATAGGAGCGTGTTCGAACTCTCGAGCGGAGAGATGCAGCTGGTGGCCATAGCCTCCTGTTATGCGATGGGGCCTTCCGTGTACGTCTTCGACGAACCGTCCGCAAACCTCGATATGGGGGCCGTGGAGACCCTCAGGAAGACACTATCCGAGCTGAAACGCGAGGGAAAGACCGTCATCGTTCTGGAGCACCGCCTCTTCTATCTGTCTGACCTCATCGACCGGATGGTCGTCATCGAAGACGGTGCCGTATCCCACGTATACGACGCAGCCAGTGCGCTGTCCCTCGACGACGCCACGCTCGCCCATATGGGTCTAAGGAGCTTACAGCTGAAGTCGGCGCTAAACGCTATACCCGACCACGAGCCGACCTTGTCAAAGCGTGAGAATGCGGTCTTCGAGATAAATAATCTTACGGTCTCATACGGCTCACAGCATTCGACGAGGAGCGCCGGGTCGACACCGCGCGACCCCCGCGCCATCGGCCCGCTGAGCTTCTCCGCCCGATTCGGCGAGGTAATCGGAATCATAGGGAAAAACGGTGCGGGGAAGACAACTCTGTCGCGCCTGTGCTGCGGACTTGAGAAAGAGGATAGGGGCACCGTGTCCGTAGACGGCAGGCCTCTTTCGCCAAAGGAGCGGCTGGGGCGCATCCGACTAGTCATGCAAGATCCAGACTACCAGCTTTTCTCCGATAGCGTGCTGGGAGAGCTCTCGTTGGGCGGACGGAGAGACGCCATTGCCTGTGAGCGAGCACTCAGAAGGCTGGGGCTATGGGATATGAGGGAAGCTCATCCCGCAACACTCTCGCGAGGACAGAAGCAGCGCCTCGCGATAGCATGCGCTGTCGTCGATGAGGCTGTCTCCTATTTCTTCGACGAACCGACGAGCGGCTTGGACAGGGAAAACATGGAGAGAGTCTCTTCCGCGATCCGATCGCTCGCACAATCGGGAAGCGTCGTATTCGCCGTCTCGCACGATCCTGAGTTCCTCCTCTCCGCCTGCGACCGCATCCTCCATCTGAGGGATGGGATCATCGTTGACGACTTCGCCCTTGACGGCTCGGCGCGAGAGAGGCTCTTGAGATCGCTTTGGAAGGGAGGTGTGCAATGGGGCGCTCATACAGACGCATAG
- a CDS encoding energy-coupling factor transporter transmembrane protein EcfT translates to MGRSYRRIDPRTALLATCILGIAAVLSNRPEAAHAACAIGALCALVSGAWRPCIALSAAYGLIAAVMALAEGAGNTTLVIAVVMLSYMAQKFVVLALLGISLSKLASMQDLLAALQSMRTPQAVLIPCMVILRFFPTIRRDASHLMESLKTRRVLAGRGYVFRHPALACELLIVPLLMRSVRVSDELAASALARGLDSKTQATVLQPLSFGERDAVATAFTLLATGVLAWLQFGPR, encoded by the coding sequence ATGGGGCGCTCATACAGACGCATAGACCCGCGGACAGCTCTGCTCGCAACCTGCATTCTGGGCATTGCCGCAGTGCTCTCCAACCGTCCGGAGGCAGCTCATGCGGCATGCGCTATCGGGGCTCTATGCGCGCTCGTCTCCGGGGCATGGCGGCCGTGCATCGCCCTATCTGCCGCCTATGGCCTCATAGCTGCCGTCATGGCTCTCGCCGAAGGGGCGGGCAACACGACGCTTGTAATCGCCGTGGTCATGCTGAGCTACATGGCCCAGAAGTTCGTAGTTCTGGCTCTTCTGGGCATCTCCCTTTCTAAACTGGCCTCGATGCAGGATCTTCTCGCTGCGCTGCAGTCTATGAGAACTCCGCAAGCGGTTCTCATTCCATGCATGGTCATTCTGCGATTCTTCCCAACTATACGCAGGGACGCCTCGCATCTCATGGAAAGCCTGAAGACGCGGCGCGTGCTCGCAGGAAGGGGATACGTGTTCAGACACCCTGCTCTCGCATGCGAGCTTTTGATAGTTCCGCTCCTCATGAGGAGCGTGAGGGTATCCGACGAGCTGGCGGCATCCGCGCTTGCCCGCGGCTTAGACAGCAAGACCCAAGCGACGGTGCTGCAGCCCCTGTCTTTCGGAGAGAGGGACGCCGTGGCAACCGCCTTCACTCTCCTGGCAACCGGAGTGCTTGCGTGGCTTCAATTCGGACCGCGATAG
- a CDS encoding MptD family putative ECF transporter S component, which translates to MKKGETSTIGTRDLVSIGVFGALSLLIFFVVGGIAGLTVVGTVANIPIVCFFTSIAYLLLAAKVRKTGAFLIMGTINVLPGLMAANVFGVIGSIAGWALAEVVATWIGYSNRKGLVAAYAVGCTLQSALYTLPIYLSAAQYLSERQEILRLTDETMAQFVAMFSGSMYVGMVVLTAVMSLVGAFVSLKIMRKHFEKAGIV; encoded by the coding sequence ATGAAAAAAGGCGAAACCTCGACCATAGGGACTCGAGATCTCGTATCCATTGGCGTCTTCGGAGCGCTGTCCCTCCTAATCTTCTTCGTAGTGGGAGGCATCGCGGGACTCACCGTTGTTGGGACAGTCGCCAACATACCCATCGTCTGTTTCTTCACATCGATAGCCTATCTGCTCCTTGCCGCAAAAGTCAGGAAGACCGGAGCCTTCCTCATCATGGGGACCATAAACGTGCTGCCCGGCCTGATGGCGGCAAACGTCTTCGGTGTCATCGGCAGTATCGCGGGCTGGGCCCTTGCGGAGGTGGTTGCCACGTGGATCGGGTACTCGAACAGGAAAGGTCTCGTTGCGGCTTACGCCGTCGGTTGCACGCTGCAGTCGGCGCTCTACACCCTTCCCATATACCTTTCAGCTGCTCAGTATCTTTCCGAGCGCCAAGAAATACTGCGACTCACCGATGAGACCATGGCGCAGTTCGTCGCGATGTTCTCGGGTTCCATGTACGTCGGAATGGTTGTCCTTACGGCGGTGATGAGCCTTGTCGGTGCGTTCGTCTCGCTAAAGATCATGAGGAAGCATTTTGAGAAGGCGGGGATTGTCTAA
- a CDS encoding GNAT family N-acetyltransferase, producing MILKTKRLLLRPWKESDAERLYHHASNPAVGPMAGWPVHTSVENSREIILNVLSAGETYAVCLKDDGQPMGSIGLTSPRQIHGAILSTEMEVGFWIGEPHWGKGYMPEAIREVQRHAFENLGCTALWCGYYDGNIKSKRVQQKCGFIYHHTEKDVNCPLLGEVRTEHFTYLSQERWKLL from the coding sequence ATGATTCTTAAAACTAAACGGCTTCTCTTGCGGCCTTGGAAAGAGTCCGACGCTGAGCGTCTTTACCACCACGCCAGCAACCCGGCGGTGGGTCCCATGGCTGGATGGCCTGTTCATACGAGTGTTGAAAACAGTCGTGAGATTATCCTAAACGTCCTTTCTGCTGGGGAGACATACGCGGTATGTCTGAAAGATGACGGACAGCCCATGGGAAGCATCGGCCTCACCTCTCCGAGGCAAATTCATGGCGCAATCCTGTCAACCGAGATGGAAGTTGGGTTTTGGATTGGTGAGCCGCACTGGGGCAAAGGATATATGCCCGAGGCAATTCGCGAGGTGCAGAGACATGCTTTTGAAAACCTTGGCTGTACGGCTCTTTGGTGCGGTTACTACGACGGCAACATAAAATCGAAACGTGTCCAGCAGAAGTGTGGGTTCATCTACCACCATACTGAGAAGGACGTTAATTGCCCCTTGCTTGGTGAAGTGCGCACCGAGCACTTCACATATCTGAGCCAGGAACGATGGAAATTGCTTTAG
- a CDS encoding DNA adenine methylase produces the protein MARKNKYLKPILKWVGGKRQLLSEISPLIPSSPSLYVEPFIGGAAVLLDKQPEKALISDFNEELINVYRVVRDHPSRLIELLKGHERENSSDYYYEVRALDRDTSFSQVSNIERAARIIYLNKTCFNGLFRVNFQGQLNVPYGRYKHPNIVNEPGVMALSTYLQGDIDIRCGDYAAALENLPQGSFVYLDPPYMPVSATSAFTGYTEGGFNYDEQVRLRDECLKLKEQGISFLQSNSDCPAIHELYEGFSLKIVKAKRSINSKGDKRGAVNEVLISG, from the coding sequence ATGGCAAGGAAAAATAAATATCTAAAGCCGATATTGAAATGGGTTGGAGGCAAGCGTCAGCTTTTGAGCGAAATATCGCCTCTAATTCCCTCTTCGCCATCGCTGTATGTTGAGCCGTTCATTGGCGGCGCAGCTGTGCTGCTGGATAAGCAGCCAGAGAAGGCTCTTATAAGCGACTTCAACGAAGAACTAATAAACGTTTACCGAGTGGTGAGGGATCACCCCTCACGACTTATAGAACTGCTTAAAGGTCATGAAAGGGAAAACAGTAGCGATTACTACTACGAGGTGAGAGCGCTAGATCGTGATACATCTTTTTCTCAGGTATCGAATATCGAGCGCGCTGCAAGAATAATCTATCTCAATAAAACCTGCTTCAACGGCCTTTTTCGCGTTAACTTCCAAGGGCAGCTAAATGTGCCCTACGGTCGCTACAAGCATCCGAATATCGTTAATGAGCCGGGTGTCATGGCTCTCTCGACTTACCTGCAGGGTGATATTGATATCCGGTGTGGCGATTACGCAGCTGCCCTCGAGAATTTACCCCAGGGCTCCTTTGTGTATCTTGATCCGCCGTACATGCCCGTATCTGCTACCTCTGCATTTACCGGTTATACCGAGGGCGGATTCAATTATGACGAGCAAGTAAGGCTGCGAGATGAGTGCTTGAAACTCAAAGAACAGGGAATTTCTTTCCTCCAGTCAAATAGTGACTGTCCTGCAATACATGAGCTGTACGAGGGCTTTTCCTTGAAAATAGTTAAGGCAAAACGTTCAATAAACAGCAAAGGCGATAAACGCGGCGCCGTGAATGAGGTTCTGATCAGTGGCTAA
- a CDS encoding LysR family transcriptional regulator, with product MKGVSLLDQRVNTFMTVVDSGSFSRAAKTLYITPVSVKKQLDSLEAELGIELLERTNRGVTPTEAGRMYFESARQARSIMDASLQRARFLGGFAARRIRVGTSLLRPASKLLEVWARVGTESDLSIEVVPFDDGTELDDVVKHLGEDIDCIIGPCDAPHWHEACSVLKLGFYDCRVAVPRKRALACKPFLTWDDLCGESIMLVRGGESPVMDSIRAEIEGYHPEVSVVDAPRFYSIETFNYCESRSLLMETLDAWEGVHPGFVTIPMDWGYRVPFGMLYAKRASNAMREFAALVEKAI from the coding sequence ATGAAGGGAGTAAGCTTGCTTGACCAGCGCGTGAATACGTTTATGACCGTAGTGGATAGTGGGAGCTTTTCCCGTGCGGCAAAAACTCTCTACATCACACCAGTATCGGTAAAAAAGCAGCTTGACTCATTGGAGGCAGAGCTTGGTATCGAGCTTCTTGAGCGCACTAACCGCGGGGTTACGCCGACAGAGGCTGGAAGGATGTATTTCGAGAGCGCGCGGCAAGCGCGGAGCATTATGGATGCGTCTCTTCAACGTGCGCGCTTTCTTGGAGGCTTTGCCGCTCGTCGCATCCGGGTTGGAACATCGCTTCTTCGGCCTGCTTCCAAGCTTCTGGAGGTGTGGGCGCGTGTCGGTACAGAAAGCGATTTGAGTATCGAGGTTGTCCCCTTCGATGACGGCACGGAATTAGACGATGTCGTCAAGCATCTTGGAGAGGATATCGATTGCATCATCGGACCTTGCGACGCACCGCATTGGCATGAAGCGTGCAGCGTGCTCAAGTTGGGATTCTACGATTGTCGAGTGGCAGTTCCGCGAAAGCGTGCGCTTGCATGCAAACCGTTTCTTACCTGGGATGATTTATGTGGTGAGTCGATTATGCTTGTAAGGGGCGGGGAGTCTCCAGTCATGGATTCTATTCGCGCCGAGATTGAGGGCTATCATCCTGAGGTGAGCGTCGTGGACGCACCGCGCTTCTACAGCATCGAGACGTTCAATTACTGCGAGAGCCGCTCGCTTCTTATGGAGACGCTGGACGCATGGGAAGGAGTTCATCCCGGATTCGTGACTATTCCGATGGATTGGGGCTATAGGGTTCCCTTTGGGATGCTCTACGCGAAGCGCGCAAGCAATGCCATGAGGGAATTCGCGGCTTTAGTAGAGAAGGCGATTTAG
- a CDS encoding SDR family oxidoreductase, with amino-acid sequence MNKKIVVIGAGPGLGNAIARRFGREDYEVVLLARNEMSLATYQQELEALGIKVSTYATDVTDIDAFDKTIEAIQADMGDPDVIVYNVGITSPDEEPLTAKDVMRHLATDVVGAYETIDKFATNGLAAKNGSIILTGGIFAENPYPGYVALSMGKAALQNLALEKNQELADKGIFVGMVMVCGVIGGDEHFAPDNIADLYWDFNAKRNSYEVKFV; translated from the coding sequence ATGAACAAGAAAATTGTCGTCATAGGTGCAGGTCCAGGTCTTGGCAACGCAATCGCACGCAGGTTTGGCAGAGAGGACTACGAGGTCGTCCTTCTCGCCCGAAATGAGATGAGCCTCGCCACGTACCAGCAAGAACTCGAAGCGCTTGGAATCAAGGTTTCCACCTACGCGACGGACGTCACCGACATCGATGCGTTCGACAAGACAATCGAAGCCATCCAAGCTGACATGGGAGACCCCGATGTCATCGTCTACAACGTTGGAATCACTTCCCCTGACGAGGAGCCTCTCACGGCAAAGGATGTTATGCGCCACCTCGCCACAGATGTTGTCGGCGCCTACGAGACTATCGACAAGTTCGCAACCAATGGACTTGCCGCCAAAAACGGATCGATTATCCTCACAGGCGGCATCTTCGCCGAGAACCCCTACCCGGGATATGTCGCACTCTCCATGGGCAAGGCGGCGCTTCAAAACCTTGCACTCGAGAAGAACCAAGAGCTTGCAGATAAGGGAATCTTTGTCGGAATGGTCATGGTTTGCGGCGTCATCGGGGGCGACGAGCACTTCGCACCCGACAACATCGCCGACCTCTATTGGGACTTCAATGCCAAGCGCAACTCCTACGAGGTCAAGTTCGTATAA